In one window of Desulfurobacterium indicum DNA:
- the hypD gene encoding hydrogenase formation protein HypD: MNIEKVLKVYDNPEKLIHLIHELAPKDRKVKIMNVCGSHEHTITFSGMRSLMPETIELVPGPGCPVCVCSESDIINAIKLSQRDDTILLTYGDMLRVPTKIGSIRSEGKNYKMISAPHEVLKIAKENPDKNIVFFSIGFETTTAPTAALIEMELPENVTILTSQKLTPEIMEILVKDSEVGVDAFVAPGHVSAIVGANAWKRFPENYGIPTVVAGFEPENLLLAFTVILAQIKDGKPKLENVYKGVVKDEGNKKALELMYKYFEKADVNWRGIGYIPKSGLELKKEYNNINARVKFNLPEIKEEKISGCICDKIVLGKAYPSQCKLFGKVCTPRTPKGPCMVSGEGACNIWYRAGNQ; this comes from the coding sequence ATGAACATAGAGAAAGTTCTTAAAGTTTATGACAATCCTGAAAAGCTAATCCATTTAATACATGAGCTTGCACCTAAAGATAGAAAAGTTAAGATAATGAATGTCTGCGGCTCTCATGAACATACAATTACGTTTAGCGGTATGAGAAGTTTAATGCCCGAAACGATAGAGCTGGTTCCGGGTCCCGGATGTCCGGTATGTGTCTGTTCAGAAAGCGACATAATCAATGCAATAAAACTTTCTCAAAGAGATGACACCATACTACTAACCTACGGAGACATGCTTAGAGTCCCTACAAAAATAGGTTCTATCAGAAGTGAAGGGAAAAACTATAAAATGATAAGCGCTCCACACGAAGTCTTAAAAATAGCCAAAGAAAATCCTGACAAAAATATCGTATTTTTCTCAATAGGCTTTGAAACAACAACGGCTCCAACTGCGGCACTTATAGAGATGGAACTTCCGGAAAATGTAACAATACTTACATCACAAAAACTCACTCCTGAAATAATGGAAATTCTTGTAAAGGACAGTGAAGTTGGAGTTGACGCTTTTGTAGCTCCTGGACATGTTTCAGCAATAGTCGGTGCCAATGCATGGAAAAGATTCCCAGAAAACTACGGAATACCAACTGTCGTTGCAGGCTTTGAACCTGAGAACCTGCTTCTCGCGTTCACAGTAATACTTGCCCAGATAAAAGACGGAAAACCCAAACTGGAAAATGTTTACAAAGGTGTTGTCAAAGACGAAGGCAATAAAAAAGCACTCGAGCTTATGTATAAATACTTCGAAAAAGCCGATGTAAACTGGAGGGGGATAGGATACATTCCAAAATCCGGACTTGAACTAAAAAAAGAATATAACAATATCAACGCAAGAGTTAAATTCAATCTTCCCGAAATAAAAGAGGAAAAGATATCAGGATGTATATGCGACAAGATTGTCCTTGGAAAAGCTTACCCTTCACAATGCAAACTATTCGGCAAAGTATGCACTCCAAGAACACCAAAAGGACCCTGCATGGTCTCCGGTGAAGGAGCCTGTAACATATGGTATAGAGCTGGAAATCAATAA
- a CDS encoding ATP-binding protein gives MKQLSLRTKLLLLVIVSLFAFLINFSYMLFYSYKEYRKSLNNLQYSQITLYLVDFINEAEKERGLSTIYVASHDKYFRNKMYEERNIFDAKLVRLEENLNNSSIPISKTIREKLEKDISNLEKVRKTIVEKRPDYNVIFLYYCNLIENLYDFFKYKEAPSKYSNFIYPLDRLKNIEGKLRAYIGVGLFTGFDKDLLKNIEKALYEKHIVLISHIPPNIEERLEKIQALPEGQKIYYTIEAVLHKEKPSISAKEWWDIETRYIEKLKDFEEKIVKQEIQTAIQTEKKAKTNFILALLFLICFLAILIYFFFTIINDIYKNINDLKKVLSHATVGKFDIKMDENIPGEMGEIARNINKLLEAFKRFAYNEKIFIASVSHELRTPLNGIIGFLNLLLKTDLTKEQESYVKNAELSAHQLVELIEDLLDTTKIQTGQIELKEEEFDLNRVIQDVIVSTSTKKNANLEIRCKVPQFDTLFIGDKKRIKQIFYNLVSNACKYTQRGFVEIGVKEMKDLKDKIEITFYVKDTGIGIPEDRKKDLFKPFGRVCTKETQGVKGTGLGLYISKTLAKLMGGDIWFESKYGKGSTFYVSLKLKKGRAKTEEEKKTALSIDELQKHYDFSNFKVLAAEDEPINRKLFQKILEKNFNIKDIDMVENGAEAYEKAVKNNYDAIFLDLQMPVMDGFEALEKMRKAGVKTPIYMLTADAYKDTEIKAKKHGANGYITKPINVDKLYEIFIEIKEKKEKEN, from the coding sequence ATGAAACAATTATCCTTAAGGACGAAACTTTTACTCCTCGTAATAGTATCACTGTTTGCTTTCCTGATTAATTTTTCATACATGCTTTTTTACAGCTACAAAGAATACAGAAAAAGCCTAAACAATCTACAATATTCACAAATTACTCTCTACCTCGTTGACTTCATAAATGAGGCAGAAAAAGAAAGAGGTCTATCTACAATATACGTTGCCTCTCACGATAAGTATTTTCGCAACAAAATGTACGAAGAGAGAAATATATTTGACGCCAAATTGGTAAGATTAGAAGAAAATCTAAACAATTCCTCAATTCCTATATCAAAAACCATCAGAGAAAAACTGGAAAAAGATATTTCAAATCTTGAAAAAGTAAGAAAAACGATTGTCGAAAAGAGACCTGACTATAATGTAATTTTTTTATACTACTGCAACCTCATAGAAAACCTGTATGACTTTTTCAAATATAAAGAAGCGCCATCTAAATACTCTAACTTTATCTACCCGCTCGACAGACTGAAAAATATAGAAGGAAAACTAAGGGCCTATATAGGCGTAGGCCTTTTCACCGGATTTGACAAAGATCTCCTTAAAAATATAGAAAAAGCACTATACGAAAAGCACATAGTGTTAATATCTCACATCCCTCCCAATATAGAAGAAAGACTTGAAAAAATACAAGCATTGCCGGAAGGACAAAAAATTTACTACACCATCGAAGCAGTTTTACACAAAGAAAAACCCAGTATATCCGCAAAAGAATGGTGGGACATAGAAACACGCTACATAGAAAAATTAAAAGATTTTGAAGAAAAAATAGTAAAACAAGAAATCCAGACTGCAATACAGACTGAAAAAAAAGCGAAAACAAACTTTATTCTCGCACTTTTATTCTTAATATGTTTCCTCGCAATACTGATCTACTTCTTCTTCACAATTATCAATGACATATACAAAAACATAAACGACCTTAAAAAAGTTCTATCTCACGCAACAGTCGGCAAATTTGACATAAAAATGGACGAAAATATTCCTGGAGAAATGGGAGAAATTGCCAGAAACATAAACAAACTTCTGGAAGCGTTTAAGAGATTTGCTTACAACGAAAAAATATTTATCGCGTCAGTATCTCACGAACTAAGAACACCTCTTAACGGAATCATAGGCTTTCTTAACCTGCTGCTAAAAACAGACCTTACGAAAGAACAAGAATCCTATGTGAAAAACGCGGAACTCTCTGCCCATCAACTTGTAGAATTGATAGAAGACCTTCTTGACACAACAAAAATTCAAACCGGCCAGATAGAACTTAAAGAGGAAGAATTTGATCTAAACCGCGTTATTCAAGACGTTATCGTTTCTACATCAACAAAGAAAAACGCAAATCTTGAGATAAGATGCAAAGTTCCACAGTTTGATACTTTATTTATAGGTGACAAAAAACGGATAAAACAGATCTTTTACAACCTGGTATCAAATGCATGTAAATACACACAAAGAGGGTTTGTCGAAATAGGTGTTAAAGAAATGAAAGATCTTAAAGACAAAATCGAAATCACTTTCTACGTGAAAGATACCGGTATAGGAATACCTGAAGACAGAAAGAAAGATCTTTTCAAACCTTTCGGTAGAGTTTGCACAAAAGAAACTCAAGGAGTAAAAGGCACCGGTCTGGGACTGTATATTTCCAAAACATTAGCAAAACTTATGGGAGGAGATATCTGGTTTGAATCAAAATACGGAAAAGGTAGCACTTTTTATGTTTCTCTTAAACTGAAAAAAGGTAGAGCAAAAACAGAAGAAGAGAAGAAAACAGCACTATCCATCGATGAACTTCAAAAACACTATGACTTTTCAAACTTTAAAGTATTGGCCGCAGAAGACGAACCAATTAACAGAAAGCTGTTCCAGAAAATTCTTGAAAAGAACTTTAATATTAAAGATATAGATATGGTAGAAAACGGCGCTGAAGCTTACGAAAAGGCTGTTAAAAACAATTACGATGCTATATTCCTCGATCTTCAAATGCCTGTAATGGATGGTTTTGAAGCACTTGAAAAAATGAGAAAAGCCGGAGTCAAAACTCCGATATACATGCTTACGGCAGATGCTTACAAAGATACAGAAATAAAAGCCAAAAAACATGGGGCAAACGGTTACATAACAAAACCGATAAACGTTGATAAACTTTACGAAATCTTTATAGAAATTAAAGAGAAGAAAGAAAAAGAAAATTAA
- a CDS encoding HD domain-containing phosphohydrolase has protein sequence MEKTIRILIVDDEPFNINLMKKLVEKAIDKVFSIFTFDIKATTSSKKALEIIKTNRPHLVITDIMMPEISGYDLIRETRKDYNMEELKIIVVTSLEDKESRVKALLLGANDYTVKPVDSVEFPIRIMNNIKLIENYILLKDKTLLLENAVAEAVKEIREREEEIIFRLAAVTEYKDQFTGNHIKRVAEYCKLIAEKYGCDKKFIEDIYLASPLHDIGKIAIPESILGKRGKLTPEEWEIMKKHTIYGVEILKGTKIPLLKFASKIALYHHEKWNGKGYPEGLKEKEIPLEARITAIADVFDALTSVRPYKRAYSFEEAMEIVKSERGKSFDPELLDVFVENEKKVREIYETLSKTEEREAV, from the coding sequence ATGGAAAAAACTATAAGGATCTTAATCGTTGATGACGAACCTTTCAATATAAATTTAATGAAAAAACTTGTCGAAAAAGCCATTGACAAAGTCTTCTCTATTTTTACTTTTGACATAAAAGCCACAACATCATCAAAAAAAGCACTTGAAATTATCAAAACAAACAGACCTCATCTTGTAATAACAGACATTATGATGCCGGAAATCAGCGGATATGATCTTATTAGAGAAACACGCAAAGACTACAACATGGAAGAGTTGAAAATTATAGTTGTTACTAGCCTTGAAGATAAGGAATCCCGCGTAAAAGCACTTCTCTTAGGAGCAAATGACTATACAGTAAAACCGGTTGATTCAGTAGAATTTCCAATAAGAATAATGAATAACATAAAACTAATTGAAAACTACATTCTATTAAAAGACAAAACTTTACTTCTTGAAAACGCTGTCGCCGAAGCGGTAAAAGAAATAAGAGAAAGGGAGGAAGAAATTATCTTCCGCCTTGCAGCGGTAACAGAATACAAAGACCAATTCACAGGAAACCACATCAAGAGAGTAGCAGAGTATTGCAAATTGATAGCAGAAAAATACGGATGCGATAAAAAATTCATCGAAGATATATATTTAGCTTCTCCACTCCACGATATAGGAAAGATAGCCATTCCAGAAAGCATTCTGGGAAAAAGAGGGAAACTTACGCCAGAAGAATGGGAAATAATGAAAAAACATACCATTTACGGTGTTGAGATACTTAAAGGAACCAAAATACCACTGTTAAAATTTGCTTCAAAAATAGCCCTTTACCATCATGAAAAATGGAACGGCAAAGGATATCCGGAAGGATTGAAAGAAAAGGAAATTCCTCTTGAAGCAAGAATAACCGCCATAGCAGATGTATTTGACGCTCTAACATCTGTCCGGCCTTACAAAAGGGCATATTCCTTCGAAGAAGCAATGGAAATCGTAAAATCGGAAAGAGGCAAAAGTTTTGACCCTGAATTACTGGACGTCTTTGTCGAAAATGAGAAAAAAGTAAGAGAGATCTACGAAACTCTTTCAAAAACGGAAGAGAGGGAGGCAGTATGA